Proteins co-encoded in one Oryzias melastigma strain HK-1 unplaced genomic scaffold, ASM292280v2 sc00160, whole genome shotgun sequence genomic window:
- the LOC112138388 gene encoding OX-2 membrane glycoprotein-like: MMIYLNQIVIFFSIINISLCVPAGESAVVQTQQTVMAAAGGEAHLSCQLSQPKDVSEITWKKIVSGTGENVAFNSQFYGERVVSKFRGRVQISSSGVQNSSIVVRNVSEEDEGCFLCLFNAFPEGALKGRTCLLVYELDQPLLHVRASAAGSVISCSATGRPPPNVTLTVGQQHLHSYNCTVSVNANSTFTVTAAAVLPGPGSTNTQVGCSAAVFSGPQLTASVLLPALSVKSASVHSRDRLALNIAAVMVGLILSSALIFYIWRRH; this comes from the exons aTGATGATTTATTTGAACCAGATTGTTATTTTCTTCAGcattataaatatttctttgtgtGTTCCTGCAGGTGAGTCTGCTGTGGTTCAGACTCAGCAGACTGTGAtggcagcagctggaggagaagcTCATCTCAGCTGTCAGCTCTCACAACCTAAAGACGTCTCTGAAATCACATGGAAGAAAATCGTATCTGGAACTGGGGAAAACGTTGCATTCAACAGCCAGTTTTATGGAGAAAGAGTGGTTTCTAAATTCAGAGGAAGAGTCCAGATCAGCAGCTCTGGAGTGCAGAACAGCTCCATAGTGGTGAGGAACGTTtcagaggaggatgaaggaTGTTTCCTCTGTTTGTTCAACGCATTCCCTGAAGGAGCTCTGAAAGGAAGAACGTGTCTCCTAGTCTACG agctgGATCAACCGCTGCTGCACGTCCGAGCTTCAGCTGCAGGGTCCGTCATCAGCTGTTCAGCTACAGGCAGACCTCCCCCCAACGTCACCCTGACGGTGGGACAGCAACACCTCCACTCCTACAACTGCACCGTCAGCGTGAACGCCAACAGCACCTTTACCGTCACCGCCGCCGCTGTGCTGCCCGGTCCGGGCTCCACAAACACTCAGGTTGGATGTTCAGCTGCAGTCTTCTCTGGTCCTCAGCTGACGGCGTCTGTGCTCCTTCCTG CTTTGAGCGTGAAATCAGCATCTGTTCACAGTCGAGACA GATTGGCTTTAAATATTGCAGCAGTCATGGTGGGATTGATTCTCTCCTCTGCTCTGATCTTCTACATCTGGAGACGTCATTGA